One window from the genome of Hoplias malabaricus isolate fHopMal1 chromosome 18, fHopMal1.hap1, whole genome shotgun sequence encodes:
- the LOC136675245 gene encoding uncharacterized protein isoform X3, with translation MAWRSNRLWMLLIALCLLRNACGHPVRCKGLPEDQLSQWDAGSQQLQKPGSYFFEAKMSTDEPNIVFGQPSSTSGVIPQISQDSTSQFVQTSSQLAPSVGFPASMYFGVSLPGRQSDSLVSQAQFSGSTGNQLQQQGALQQVSSSVLQSVSSGQAYSSQFGSSNVQSTSSQPGATWITFSQRSGVPQASQPQGSSSQQIASGQQVPSSQQPGSVWSQVLQPLSQSQGSLGQVTVSQQVPSSQQPGSVSSQVSQQSGMSQGSLSQQMPSGQLVPSPQQPGSVWTQVPQTSQPQGFPSQITVSQQVPSSQQPISVWSHVLQQLPQPQGSLGQVIVSQQVPSAQQPGSVSSQVSQQSGVSQGSSSQQMPFGQLVSSPQQPGSVWTQVPQTSQPQGFPSQITVSQQVPTSQQPGSVSSQVSQQSGVSQGSKPQGSLSQQMPSGQLVPSSQQPGSVLSQVLQPLSQPQGSLGQVTVSQQVPSSQQPGSVSSQVSQQSGVSQGSLSQQMPSGQLVPSPQQAGSVWSQVLQPLSQPQGSLGQVTFSQQVPSSQQPGSVSFQVSQQSGVSQGSSSQQMPSGQLVPSPQQPGSVWTQVPQTSQPQGFPSQITDSQQVPSSQQPISVWSQVLQPLSQPQGSLGQVTVSQQVPSSQQPGSVSSQVSQQSGVSQGSSSQQMPFGQLVSSPQQPGSVWTQVPQTSQPQGFPSQITVSQQVPSSQQPGSVSSQVSQQSGVSQGSKPQGSLSQQMPSGQLVPSPQQPGSVWSQVLQPLSQPQGSLGQVTVSQQVPSSQQPGSVSSQVSQQSGMSQGSLSQQMPSGQLVPSPQQPGSVWTQVPQTSQPQGFPSQITVSQQVPSSQQPGSVWSQVLQPLSQPQGSLGQVTVSQQVPSSQQPGSVSSQVSQQSGVSQGSSSQQMPSGQLVPSPQQPGSVWTQVPQTSQPQGFPSQITVSQQVPSSQQPGSVSSQVSQQSGLSQGSKPQGSPSQQMPSGQLVPSPQQAGSVWSQVLQPLSQPQGSLGQVTFSQQVPSSQQPGSVWSEVSWQAGVRQASSNVATVSSPSSPVQVGPIAQMRPVSQPLHPPQSLGGSLASTAQGSPGAKYFSPSQFPPQAASQRTQVGVHSLKAKLFTSGGKPVVSGSLRPVNDVPKQTVPSQDATTSQASSALSQVQSAPSSPYGAQVVWFDKVSQVSQPSEAYDLSQMYSSSFSGGQQQSGFAVGLAQAQQSPVAQGAPSGSATSTSPGSYGTFSSQISAADAISGSWSGPSVAQVASSDSASSVTQSTSGSSSSAVAQGFYSGSQIPSSTGYSFYQHVKEPSYKPGCRSRFSQ, from the exons ATGGCTTGGAGAAGCAATAG GCTATGGATGCTTCTCATTGCTTTATGTCTCTTGAGGAATGCCTGTGGACATCCAG TGCGATGTAAAGGACTTCCAGAGGATCAGCTCAGTCAATGGGATGCTGGATCACAGCAGTTACAAAAGCCTGGGTCTTACTTCTTTGAAGCTAAGATGAGCACAGATGAACCCAATATTGTGTTTGGTCAACCTAGCTCCACATCAGGTGTGATCCCACAGATTAGCCAGGACTCCACATCACAGTTTGTCCAAACGAGCAGTCAGCTGGCCCCTTCTGTAGGTTTTCCTGCAAGTATGTATTTTGGTGTTAGTCTACCTGGGCGCCAGAGTGATAGCCTTGTATCTCAAGCCCAGTTTTCTGGTAGCACTGGGAACCAACTTCAGCAGCAAGGTGCACTACAACAAGTATCTTCTAGCGTCCTTCAGTCTGTATCCAGTGGTCAGGCCTACTCTAGCCAGTTTGGTAGCTCGAATGTCCAAAGCACTTCCAGCCAACCTGGTGCTACCTGGATTACATTCTCACAGCGGTCGGGGGTGCCACAAGCTTCGCAACCACAAGGATCCTCGAGTCAACAAATAGCATCTGgtcagcaggtccctagctctcagcaacctggcagtgtctggtctcaggttttgcaaccactaTCTCAGtcacaaggatccctaggtcaagtcactgttagccagcaggtccctagctctcagcaacctggcagtgtctcatcccaggtctcacagcagtcagggATGTCACAAGGTTCCTtgagtcaacaaatgccatctggtcagctggtacctagccctcagcaacctggcagtgtctggacccaggtgccacaaacttcacaaccccaagggttcccaagtcaaattacggttagccagcaggtccctagctctcagcaacctaTTAGTGTCTGGTCTCATGTTTTGCAACAACTTCCTCAGCCACAAGGATCTCTAGGTCAAGTCattgttagccagcag gtccctagtgctcagcaacctggcagtgtctcatcccaggtctcacaACAGTCAGGTGTCTCACAAGGTTCCTcgagtcaacaaatgccatTTGGTCAGCTGGTATctagccctcagcaacctggcagtgtctggacccaggtgccacaaacttcacaaccccaagggttcccaagtcaaattacggttagccagcaggtccctacctctcagcaacctggcagtgtctcatcccaggtctcacaACAGTCAGGTGTCTCAcaaggttcaaaaccacaaggatccttgagtcaacaaatgccatctggtcagctggtacctagctctcagcaacctggcagtgtcttgtctcaggttttgcaaccactttctcagccacaaggatccctaggtcaagtcactgttagccagcaggtccctagctctcagcaacctggcagtgtctcatCGCAGGTCTCGCAGCAGTCAGGGGTGTCACAGGGTTCCTtgagtcaacaaatgccatctggtcagctggtacctagccctcagcaggctggcagtgtctggtctcaggttttgcaaccactttctcagcctcaaggatccctaggtcaagtcacttttagccagcaggtccctagctctcagcaacctggcagtgtctcattccaggtctcacagcagtcaggggtgtcacaaggttcctcgagtcaacaaatgccatctggtcagctggtacctagccctcagcaacctggcagtgtctggacccaggtgccacaaacttcacaaccccaagggttcccaagtcaaattacggatagccagcaggtccctagctctcagcaacctatcagtgtctggtctcaggttttgcaaccactttctcagccgcaaggatccctaggtcaagtcactgttagccagcaggtccctagctctcagcaacctggcagtgtctcatcccaggtctcacaACAGTCAGGTGTCTCACAAGGTTCCTcgagtcaacaaatgccatTTGGTCAGCTGGTATctagccctcagcaacctggcagtgtctggacccaggtgccacaaacttcacaaccccaagggttcccaagtcaaattacggttagccagcaggtccctagctctcagcaacctggcagtgtctcatcccaggtctcacaACAGTCAGGGGTCTCAcaaggttcaaaaccacaaggatccttgagtcaacaaatgccatctggtcagctggtacctagccctcagcaacctggcagtgtctggtctcaggttttgcaaccactatctcagccacaaggatccctaggtcaagtcactgtcagccagcaggtccctagctctcagcaacctggcagtgtctcatcccaggtctcacagcagtcagggATGTCACAAGGTTCCTtgagtcaacaaatgccatctggtcagctggtacctagccctcagcaacctggcagtgtctggacccaggtgccacaaacttcacaaccccaagggttcccaagtcaaattacagttagccagcaggtccctagctctcagcaacctggcagtgtctggtctcaggttttgcaaccactttctcagccacaaggatccctaggtcaagtcactgttagccagcaggtccctagctctcagcaacctggcagtgtctcatCGCAGGTCTCGCAGCAGTCAGGGGTGTCACAAGGTTCCTcgagtcaacaaatgccatctggtcagctggtacctagccctcagcaacctggcagtgtctggacccaggtgccacaaacttcacaaccccaagggttcccaagtcaaattacggttagccagcaggtccctagctctcagcaacctggcagtgtctcatcccaggtctcacagcagtcagggctatcacaaggttcaaaaccacaaggatccccgagtcaacaaatgccatctggtcagctggtacctagccctcagcaagctggcagtgtctggtctcaggttttgcaaccactttctcagccacaaggatccctaggtcaagtcacttTTAGCCAGCAGGTacctagctctcagcaacctggcagtgtctggtctgaGGTTTCTTGGCAGGCAGGTGTGCGACAAGCTTCAAGCAATGTTGCTACAGTTTCTTCTCCAAGTTCCCCTGTTCAAGTTGGCCCCATTGCCCAAATGAGACCAGTAAGCCAGCCCCTGCACCCACCACAGAGTTTAGGAGGTAGCTTGGCTTCAACAGCTCAAGGCAGTCCTGGTGCCAAGTACTTCAGTCCCAGCCAGTTCCCTCCCCAGGCGGCTAGTCAAAGGACACAAGTGGGTGTTCATTCGCTAAAGGCAAAGCTCTTCACTAGTGGTGGTAAACCTGTTGTCTCGGGCAGCCTGAGACCTGTTAATGATGTTCCCAAACAGACTGTGCCCTCTCAAGATGCAACTACATCACAGGCTTCTAGTGCCCTGTCCCAGGTTCAGAGTGCCCCAAGTAGTCCATATGGAGCCCAAGTTGTATGGTTTGACAAAGTTAGCCAAGTAAGTCAGCCTTCAGAAGCCTATGACTTGTCTCAAATGTATTCCAGCAGCTTTAGTGGTGGGCAGCAACAGTCAGGCTTTGCTGTGGGCTTGGCCCAAGCTCAACAGTCTCCTGTGGCCCAGGGTGCACCCAGTGGTTCCGCTACCTCAACTTCACCAGGCTCATATGGCACTTTCTCAAGCCAAATCTCTGCTGCTGATGCCATCAGTGGGAGCTGGAGTGGTCCTTCAGTGGCTCAGGTGGCATCCAGTGACTCTGCCTCATCTGTGACCCAGTCAACATCTGGCAGCTCCTCCTCAGCAGTTGCACAAGGTTTctacagtggttctcaaattcCAAGCTCAACTGGCTACAGCTTCTATCAGCATGTGAAGGAGCCTTCCTACAAGCCTGGATGTCGGAGCAGATTTTCTCAGTGA